Proteins from a single region of Oryza brachyantha chromosome 6, ObraRS2, whole genome shotgun sequence:
- the LOC102716981 gene encoding putative pentatricopeptide repeat-containing protein At2g02150 isoform X1 yields the protein MKEMGCSPDVVTYNSLIDGYGKCGELEVVEQLLEEMRRSGCKADVVTYNALINCFSKFGRMERAYSYFAEMKRVGVVANVVTFSTFVDAFCKEGLVQEAMKLFAQMRVRGMMLNEFTYTCLIDGTCKAGRLDDAIVLLDEMVQQGVPLNVVTYTVLVDGLCKEGKVVEAEDVLRMMEKAGVRANELLYTTLIHGHFMKKNSEKALDLLNEMKNKGLELDVSLYGALIQGLCNVHKLDEAMSLLNKMDESGLEPNYIIYTTMMDVCFKSGKVSEAIAMLHKILDSGVQPNVITYCALIDGLCKAGSVDEAVSHFKKMRDIGLDPNVQAYTALVDGLCKNGCLNKAVQLFNEMVEKGMSLDKVVYTALLDGYLKQGNLHDAFALKAKMIDSGLQLDLFCYTCFISGFCNLNMMQEAREVFSEMIGHGIAPDKAVYSCLISKYQKLGNLEEAIDLQNEMERALPSCTDSDTASDAYSTDSV from the exons ATGAAGGAGATGGGATGCTCGCCAGATGTTGTAACTTACAATTCTTTGATTGATGGGTATGGGAAATGTGGGGAGCTGGAAGTGGTGGAGCAGCTTCTGGAGGAGATGAGGAGGTCTGGTTGTAAAGCTGATGTTGTGACATACAATGCATTGATCAATTGCTTTTCCAAGTTtgggaggatggagagagcaTACAGCTACTTTGCTGAGATGAAGAGGGTGGGGGTGGTAGCAAATGTAGTAACCTTTAGCACCTTTGTTGATGCATTCTGCAAGGAGGGATTGGTGCAAGAGGCAATGAAGTTGTTCGCGCAGATGAGGGTGAGGGGGATGATGCTGAATGAGTTTACGTATACGTGTTTGATTGATGGAACATGCAAGGCAGGGAGGCTTGACGATGCTATTGTGTTGCTTGATGAAATGGTACAGCAAGGGGTGCCGTTGAATGTGGTAACATACACTGTGTTGGTTGATGGCCTATGCAAAGAAGGGAAGGTTGTGGAAGCAGAGGATGTTTTGAGGATGATGGAGAAGGCTGGTGTCAGAGCCAATGAATTGCTTTACACTACATTAATCCATGGccatttcatgaaaaagaacAGTGAGAAAGCACTTGATTTGCTAAATGAGATGAAGAATAAAGGATTGGAACTTGATGTTTCACTCTATGGTGCACTCATTCAGGGGCTTTGTAATGTGCACAAGTTGGATGAGGCTATGAGTTtgttaaataaaatggacGAGTCTGGCCTGGAACCcaattatatcatatatacaaCTATGATGGATGTGTGTTTTAAATCAGGAAAGGTGTCAGAAGCCATTGCCATGCTGCACAAAATTCTGGATTCTGGAGTCCAGCCTAATGTAATAACGTATTGTGCATTGATTGATGGATTGTGTAAAGCAGGATCGGTTGATGAGGCAGTCTCCCATTTTAAGAAAATGAGAGACATAGGACTAGATCCTAATGTTCAGGCTTACACTGCTTTGGTTGATGGTTTATGCAAGAATGGTTGTTTGAACAAGGCTGTACAGTTGTTTAATGAAATGGTTGAGAAAGGCATGTCTTTGGACAAAGTTGTGTACACAGCTCTTCTGGATGGGTACCTGAAGCAGGGAAACCTCCATGACGCCTTTGCCCTCAAGGCCAAGATGATTGATAGTGGTTTGCAACTTGATCTCTTTTGCTACACTTGTTTTATATCAGGTTTCTGTAATCTAAACATGATGCAAGAAGCTAGAGAAGTTTTTTCAGAAATGATTGGACATGGTATTGCTCCTGATAAGGCAGTTTACAGCTGTCTAATAAGCAAATACCAGAAATTAGGGAACTTGGAGGAGGCAATTGATCTTCAGAATGAAATGGAAAGAGCTTTACCATCTTGTACAGATAGTGATACTGCATCTGATG cATATTCCACTGATTCAGTATAA
- the LOC102716981 gene encoding putative pentatricopeptide repeat-containing protein At2g02150 isoform X2: MKEMGCSPDVVTYNSLIDGYGKCGELEVVEQLLEEMRRSGCKADVVTYNALINCFSKFGRMERAYSYFAEMKRVGVVANVVTFSTFVDAFCKEGLVQEAMKLFAQMRVRGMMLNEFTYTCLIDGTCKAGRLDDAIVLLDEMVQQGVPLNVVTYTVLVDGLCKEGKVVEAEDVLRMMEKAGVRANELLYTTLIHGHFMKKNSEKALDLLNEMKNKGLELDVSLYGALIQGLCNVHKLDEAMSLLNKMDESGLEPNYIIYTTMMDVCFKSGKVSEAIAMLHKILDSGVQPNVITYCALIDGLCKAGSVDEAVSHFKKMRDIGLDPNVQAYTALVDGLCKNGCLNKAVQLFNEMVEKGMSLDKVVYTALLDGYLKQGNLHDAFALKAKMIDSGLQLDLFCYTCFISGFCNLNMMQEAREVFSEMIGHGIAPDKAVYSCLISKYQKLGNLEEAIDLQNEMERALPSCTDSDTASDGKT, from the coding sequence ATGAAGGAGATGGGATGCTCGCCAGATGTTGTAACTTACAATTCTTTGATTGATGGGTATGGGAAATGTGGGGAGCTGGAAGTGGTGGAGCAGCTTCTGGAGGAGATGAGGAGGTCTGGTTGTAAAGCTGATGTTGTGACATACAATGCATTGATCAATTGCTTTTCCAAGTTtgggaggatggagagagcaTACAGCTACTTTGCTGAGATGAAGAGGGTGGGGGTGGTAGCAAATGTAGTAACCTTTAGCACCTTTGTTGATGCATTCTGCAAGGAGGGATTGGTGCAAGAGGCAATGAAGTTGTTCGCGCAGATGAGGGTGAGGGGGATGATGCTGAATGAGTTTACGTATACGTGTTTGATTGATGGAACATGCAAGGCAGGGAGGCTTGACGATGCTATTGTGTTGCTTGATGAAATGGTACAGCAAGGGGTGCCGTTGAATGTGGTAACATACACTGTGTTGGTTGATGGCCTATGCAAAGAAGGGAAGGTTGTGGAAGCAGAGGATGTTTTGAGGATGATGGAGAAGGCTGGTGTCAGAGCCAATGAATTGCTTTACACTACATTAATCCATGGccatttcatgaaaaagaacAGTGAGAAAGCACTTGATTTGCTAAATGAGATGAAGAATAAAGGATTGGAACTTGATGTTTCACTCTATGGTGCACTCATTCAGGGGCTTTGTAATGTGCACAAGTTGGATGAGGCTATGAGTTtgttaaataaaatggacGAGTCTGGCCTGGAACCcaattatatcatatatacaaCTATGATGGATGTGTGTTTTAAATCAGGAAAGGTGTCAGAAGCCATTGCCATGCTGCACAAAATTCTGGATTCTGGAGTCCAGCCTAATGTAATAACGTATTGTGCATTGATTGATGGATTGTGTAAAGCAGGATCGGTTGATGAGGCAGTCTCCCATTTTAAGAAAATGAGAGACATAGGACTAGATCCTAATGTTCAGGCTTACACTGCTTTGGTTGATGGTTTATGCAAGAATGGTTGTTTGAACAAGGCTGTACAGTTGTTTAATGAAATGGTTGAGAAAGGCATGTCTTTGGACAAAGTTGTGTACACAGCTCTTCTGGATGGGTACCTGAAGCAGGGAAACCTCCATGACGCCTTTGCCCTCAAGGCCAAGATGATTGATAGTGGTTTGCAACTTGATCTCTTTTGCTACACTTGTTTTATATCAGGTTTCTGTAATCTAAACATGATGCAAGAAGCTAGAGAAGTTTTTTCAGAAATGATTGGACATGGTATTGCTCCTGATAAGGCAGTTTACAGCTGTCTAATAAGCAAATACCAGAAATTAGGGAACTTGGAGGAGGCAATTGATCTTCAGAATGAAATGGAAAGAGCTTTACCATCTTGTACAGATAGTGATACTGCATCTGATGGTAAAACTTGA